The following are encoded in a window of Paraburkholderia hospita genomic DNA:
- the mtnK gene encoding S-methyl-5-thioribose kinase, with protein sequence MEFEALSSSELAAYLRGVPSVYALLNQPGELDIAEVGDGNLNYVYFVSNARTPEKSVVVKQAPPFLRLVGKTWPLTRHRMIREVAALRRFGELCPQHVPRVYHADTELYLMVMQRLSTHAILRQKLMDGHVYPKLTDHLSTYLAHTLFYGSDLFLAPEVKKQAVSAAINTELCKITEDLVFTFPFEDHPSNVYSNAFPKQMIERIWRTPALRVAVAEMKWSFMNDAETLVHGDLHTGSIMVNQDETYVIDPEFAFYGPMGFDVGAVLANLLLAYFSRDWHDRRTGQGSDDYRKWLLDQITGIWTAFADKFRLLWREHESRRKSHFIGDDPGGHCAEAYRVRFMQRLLANSLGFAGCKMIRRIVGMAKVADITSISDDAIRAAVEVKCVQFAERLLIERHAFGSIEEVVELARDVQTREHRLQ encoded by the coding sequence ATGGAATTCGAAGCACTGAGTTCTTCGGAGTTGGCCGCCTATCTGCGAGGCGTGCCATCCGTGTATGCGTTGCTCAATCAACCGGGCGAACTCGACATCGCGGAAGTGGGTGACGGCAATCTCAACTACGTCTACTTCGTCAGCAACGCGCGGACGCCGGAGAAAAGTGTCGTCGTCAAACAGGCCCCGCCATTTTTGCGGCTCGTGGGCAAGACGTGGCCGTTGACGCGGCATCGGATGATCCGGGAAGTGGCGGCGCTGCGCCGCTTTGGCGAACTGTGTCCGCAGCACGTGCCGCGTGTCTATCACGCCGATACCGAGTTGTATCTGATGGTGATGCAGCGGCTGTCGACGCATGCAATCCTGCGGCAGAAGCTGATGGACGGTCATGTTTATCCGAAGCTCACCGACCATCTGTCGACCTATCTTGCGCATACGCTGTTCTACGGCTCCGATCTCTTTCTTGCACCCGAAGTCAAAAAGCAGGCGGTGAGCGCTGCAATCAACACCGAGCTCTGCAAGATCACCGAAGACCTCGTATTCACCTTCCCGTTCGAAGATCATCCGTCCAACGTCTACAGCAACGCGTTCCCGAAGCAGATGATCGAACGCATCTGGAGAACGCCCGCGCTGCGCGTGGCCGTGGCCGAGATGAAATGGTCGTTCATGAACGATGCGGAGACCCTGGTGCATGGTGACCTGCATACGGGGTCGATCATGGTGAACCAGGACGAAACCTACGTCATCGATCCCGAGTTCGCGTTCTACGGACCAATGGGCTTCGATGTCGGCGCAGTGCTGGCGAATCTGTTGCTCGCCTATTTCTCGCGCGACTGGCATGACCGTCGCACAGGGCAAGGATCCGACGACTATCGCAAGTGGCTTCTCGATCAGATCACGGGCATCTGGACGGCGTTCGCGGACAAATTCCGGTTGTTGTGGCGCGAGCATGAGAGCCGCCGGAAAAGTCATTTCATCGGCGATGATCCGGGCGGACACTGCGCGGAAGCCTATCGCGTGCGTTTCATGCAGCGCTTGCTGGCGAACTCACTGGGCTTTGCGGGGTGCAAGATGATCCGGCGGATTGTCGGCATGGCCAAGGTCGCGGATATCACCAGCATTTCAGACGATGCGATTCGTGCGGCTGTCGAAGTGAAATGCGTGCAGTTTGCCGAGCGCCTGCTGATCGAGCGTCACGCGTTTGGATCGATCGAGGAGGTCGTGGAATTGGCGCGCGATGTGCAGACCCGCGAGCATCGCTTGCAATGA
- a CDS encoding GntR family transcriptional regulator, producing MSDKIQESLTSMIRERALKPGDQIPTEIELCELLGVGRSSLREAVAQMISHGLLSRVQGRGTFIRQISLKLEGGLDDLMSVTDMIRSVGAIPTTCRLRMDQIKASENLAAKLRLGVGADCVRIERVRCADDAIAAYCIDTVPKHVFDAANGELGESLFAMFERTGRRLSHTHTSIQPTILTPRDLPELGDGFGLFLLLDEVDFDQSGEPICYSNDYYNTSIFKFDLVRKKR from the coding sequence ATGAGCGACAAGATCCAGGAGTCGTTGACGTCGATGATCCGGGAGCGCGCGCTCAAGCCAGGCGATCAAATCCCCACAGAAATAGAGCTATGCGAGCTGCTGGGCGTGGGACGCTCCAGTCTGCGCGAGGCGGTCGCGCAGATGATTTCGCATGGCTTGCTGTCTCGCGTGCAGGGACGCGGTACCTTCATCAGACAAATTTCGTTGAAGCTCGAAGGCGGGCTAGATGATCTGATGTCTGTGACGGACATGATCCGGAGTGTCGGTGCGATTCCAACCACGTGCCGGTTGCGGATGGATCAGATCAAGGCGTCGGAGAACCTGGCCGCAAAACTACGGCTAGGCGTCGGCGCCGATTGTGTACGCATCGAACGGGTGCGATGCGCTGACGATGCGATCGCCGCGTACTGCATCGACACCGTGCCGAAGCATGTATTCGATGCGGCGAATGGCGAACTCGGCGAGTCGCTGTTCGCGATGTTCGAGCGCACGGGTCGCCGGCTGTCACACACACACACGTCGATCCAGCCGACCATTCTCACGCCGCGCGATCTGCCAGAACTCGGCGACGGATTCGGTCTGTTTCTGTTGCTAGATGAAGTCGATTTCGATCAAAGCGGCGAGCCGATCTGTTACAGCAACGACTACTACAACACGAGCATCTTCAAGTTCGATCTGGTTCGCAAGAAGCGCTGA
- a CDS encoding sugar phosphate isomerase/epimerase family protein, translating into MNKLGVHALVWAGDLSPESTRKVITQTKAAGFDLIELSLHGPKVMDLSLTRDLLQEHNLEIGCSRGLTFDADISSEDPAVVSRGMALLEEGVRITAELGGAYFGGILYSAMGKYAAPITAKGRQNAVESLKRIAELAQKKNVTLGLEVVNRYESNLLNTASQALGMLDEIGAPNVVVHLDTYHMNIEECDFMQPVLQCGERLGYVHIGESNRGYLGSGTIDFAQFFHALAMIDYKGVVTFESFSSAVVNEQLSNALAIWRNLWDDSMDLAAHARGFIAGGLNAATKAKLHR; encoded by the coding sequence ATGAACAAACTAGGCGTCCACGCGTTGGTATGGGCAGGGGATCTGTCGCCGGAGTCGACGCGCAAGGTCATCACCCAGACGAAAGCGGCAGGCTTCGATCTGATCGAACTCTCCTTGCACGGTCCAAAGGTAATGGACCTCTCGCTGACCCGTGACCTGCTACAGGAGCACAACCTCGAGATTGGCTGCTCCCGTGGTCTGACTTTCGACGCTGACATATCCAGCGAAGACCCCGCAGTGGTGTCGCGAGGCATGGCTCTACTGGAAGAGGGTGTCAGGATTACCGCGGAACTCGGTGGTGCTTACTTTGGCGGTATTTTGTACAGCGCAATGGGCAAATACGCGGCGCCTATTACCGCAAAGGGGCGCCAGAATGCAGTGGAATCGCTAAAGCGGATCGCAGAGCTTGCGCAGAAGAAGAATGTCACGCTCGGTCTGGAAGTGGTCAATCGCTACGAGAGCAACCTGCTCAACACGGCGTCGCAAGCGCTCGGCATGCTGGACGAGATCGGGGCGCCGAACGTGGTGGTGCATCTGGACACCTACCACATGAACATCGAAGAGTGCGACTTCATGCAGCCGGTGCTCCAGTGCGGAGAGCGTCTCGGTTACGTCCATATTGGCGAGAGCAACCGTGGATACCTTGGCTCCGGCACGATCGATTTTGCACAGTTCTTCCATGCACTGGCGATGATCGACTACAAAGGGGTGGTCACATTCGAGAGTTTTTCATCCGCCGTCGTCAACGAGCAGTTGTCCAATGCGCTGGCCATCTGGCGTAATTTGTGGGACGACAGCATGGACCTTGCGGCACACGCACGCGGATTCATTGCCGGCGGACTCAACGCTGCTACAAAAGCGAAGCTGCACAGGTAA
- a CDS encoding ABC transporter ATP-binding protein, producing the protein MSAVHLQQIRKAFAGTDVLKGVDIDVKEHEFLVFVGPSGCGKSTLLRSIAGLERIDSGRVVIEGEDVTELEPSERGVAMVFQSYALYPHMSVYENIAFGLRMIKLPEAQIKERVHRAADILQIGQLLERRPRALSGGQRQRVAIGRSIVREPKVFLFDEPLSNLDAALRVQMRLELIKLHKQLNATMIYVTHDQTEAMTMADRIVVLNHGEVEQIGSPLELYRTPRNRFVAGFIGSPKMNFLDVRVLKKHEAGVTIELPGGASLDVPCHGDAIDPEQKLVLGVRPEHLTESANSETDSALAGEVMVIEHLGSETLLHVRLADERVIQVKGSGESAAMEGQSIKPGFSKRHVHLFRQDGMALERKQPVADAMRVN; encoded by the coding sequence ATGAGCGCCGTACATTTGCAGCAGATCCGCAAGGCGTTTGCAGGCACCGACGTGCTGAAGGGCGTCGACATCGATGTGAAGGAACACGAATTTCTGGTGTTCGTCGGTCCGTCCGGATGTGGCAAGTCGACCTTGCTGCGCAGCATCGCGGGGCTCGAGCGGATCGATTCGGGCCGCGTCGTGATCGAAGGCGAAGACGTGACGGAACTCGAACCGTCGGAGCGCGGCGTGGCGATGGTGTTTCAGTCCTACGCGCTGTATCCGCATATGTCCGTGTACGAGAACATCGCGTTCGGGCTGCGCATGATCAAGCTGCCCGAAGCGCAGATCAAGGAGCGCGTGCATCGGGCGGCGGATATCCTGCAGATCGGACAACTGCTGGAGCGACGGCCACGCGCGCTGTCGGGCGGCCAGCGCCAACGGGTGGCGATCGGAAGGTCGATCGTGCGTGAGCCCAAGGTGTTTCTCTTCGACGAACCGCTGTCGAACCTCGACGCCGCATTGCGCGTGCAGATGCGCCTCGAACTGATCAAGCTGCACAAGCAGCTCAACGCCACGATGATCTACGTCACGCACGACCAGACGGAAGCGATGACGATGGCCGACCGGATCGTCGTGCTCAATCACGGCGAAGTCGAGCAGATCGGCTCGCCGCTCGAGTTGTACCGTACGCCGCGCAACCGTTTCGTGGCGGGTTTCATCGGTTCTCCGAAGATGAATTTTCTCGATGTCCGCGTGCTGAAGAAGCACGAGGCGGGCGTCACGATCGAACTGCCCGGTGGCGCGTCGCTCGACGTGCCGTGCCATGGCGACGCCATCGATCCGGAGCAGAAGCTCGTGCTCGGTGTACGACCCGAGCATTTGACTGAGTCGGCGAATAGCGAAACCGATAGCGCGTTAGCCGGCGAGGTGATGGTCATCGAACATCTGGGCAGCGAGACGCTCCTGCACGTGCGTCTTGCCGACGAACGGGTGATCCAGGTGAAGGGCTCGGGGGAATCCGCTGCGATGGAAGGGCAGTCAATCAAGCCGGGCTTTTCGAAGCGTCACGTGCACCTCTTCCGTCAGGACGGCATGGCGCTCGAACGCAAGCAGCCCGTTGCCGATGCGATGCGTGTGAACTGA
- a CDS encoding ABC transporter substrate-binding protein: MKKRFLQPAAIALSLATASLLCAANAEAWTLKEAAQPYSGTTIKAIFLDRPGYKAAQKLIPQFEKETGINVKWEVIPYENTREKEVLNFVGGGDQDVVLVDVVWIGEFASNKWLVPIKTFTDNPKLADPKLNLPGFFPILLDSFGSWDKVTYGLPFDNYSGLMFYNKCMLKDAGFNEPPKTWDELLNTYAPKLTQASKNQFAFALQSRRGETQSADSFMRVLWPNGGSLLDAKFKSNLMSPQSQAGLEYRQKLMKYMPPGIVDFDHAEAVNALAQGQVAMITEWSAFYPTLTDPSKSKIGNCLAITTEPKGPAGLKPALGGFSLAVNAKSNAKKQAAAWLFIQWITSEEMAKPYLEAGGVPARTAVYQDKAVQDKYPFVKPMVESWQGGVPDYRPRFPEWPAVSEVIGEWGTKIMLGQVSVKEGAQTIGSKTEEILNKAGYYSGKKPLLK, translated from the coding sequence ATGAAAAAGCGCTTTCTGCAGCCTGCTGCCATAGCGTTGTCGCTTGCCACGGCGTCGCTGCTCTGCGCTGCCAACGCGGAGGCCTGGACATTGAAGGAGGCCGCGCAGCCGTACTCGGGCACCACCATCAAGGCGATCTTTCTCGATCGCCCCGGCTACAAGGCCGCGCAGAAACTCATTCCGCAGTTCGAAAAGGAAACGGGCATCAACGTGAAGTGGGAAGTGATCCCGTACGAGAACACGCGTGAAAAGGAAGTGCTCAACTTCGTCGGCGGCGGCGATCAGGACGTGGTGCTCGTCGACGTCGTGTGGATTGGTGAATTCGCAAGCAACAAGTGGCTCGTCCCCATCAAGACCTTCACCGACAACCCGAAGCTCGCCGACCCGAAGCTGAACCTGCCCGGCTTCTTCCCGATTCTGCTCGACTCGTTCGGCTCATGGGACAAGGTCACGTACGGCTTGCCGTTCGATAACTACTCGGGCCTGATGTTCTACAACAAGTGCATGCTGAAGGACGCCGGCTTCAATGAGCCGCCGAAGACGTGGGACGAACTGCTCAACACCTATGCGCCAAAGCTGACGCAGGCCAGCAAGAACCAGTTCGCGTTCGCGCTGCAGTCGCGGCGCGGCGAAACGCAGTCCGCGGACAGTTTCATGCGCGTGCTGTGGCCGAACGGCGGCTCGCTGCTCGACGCCAAGTTCAAATCGAACCTGATGTCGCCGCAATCGCAGGCAGGCCTCGAATACCGGCAGAAACTGATGAAGTACATGCCGCCCGGCATCGTCGATTTCGATCACGCCGAAGCCGTCAACGCGCTCGCGCAAGGCCAGGTCGCGATGATCACCGAGTGGTCCGCGTTCTATCCGACGCTCACCGATCCGAGCAAATCGAAGATCGGCAACTGCCTTGCGATCACCACGGAACCGAAGGGTCCCGCAGGCCTGAAGCCCGCGCTCGGCGGCTTCTCGCTGGCCGTCAACGCGAAGTCGAATGCGAAGAAACAGGCGGCGGCGTGGCTGTTCATCCAGTGGATCACCTCCGAAGAAATGGCCAAGCCGTATCTGGAAGCGGGTGGCGTGCCCGCGCGCACGGCCGTGTACCAGGACAAGGCCGTGCAGGACAAGTATCCGTTCGTGAAGCCGATGGTCGAGTCGTGGCAAGGCGGCGTACCCGACTATCGTCCGCGCTTCCCGGAATGGCCGGCCGTGTCGGAAGTGATCGGCGAATGGGGCACGAAGATCATGCTGGGCCAGGTGTCGGTGAAGGAAGGCGCGCAGACCATCGGCTCGAAGACGGAAGAGATACTGAACAAGGCGGGCTATTACAGCGGCAAGAAGCCTTTGCTGAAGTAA
- a CDS encoding carbohydrate ABC transporter permease, with translation MLNSTARPGNGMTPARPRSRVRLPGSAAFWFLIPAIFTLAVIGIYPLLLALYNSFHQYKLADLASGTPFIWFDNYIATLSEPSFWGALGRTALFLCVTLPIEVALGLFAALMLHRTTLPWMRTIARVSLVIPMATTYAVVGLIGRLIFNRQFGVANYIGGLVGVPPQDWLADPTLAFVSVMIMDIWQWTPFCALILLAGLTMVPKEAEEAARLETPRWSKILWHLQRPYLLPGLTAILILRSADMLKMFDAVFTMTRGGPGTATEFISVYIQRVGFRLFDQGMASAQAILLLILTIVLSRLYIRFVYREAA, from the coding sequence ATGTTGAACAGCACTGCTCGACCCGGTAACGGCATGACACCGGCAAGGCCCCGCTCGCGGGTGCGCTTGCCGGGTTCGGCCGCGTTCTGGTTTCTGATTCCGGCGATCTTCACGCTGGCGGTAATCGGCATCTATCCGCTGCTGCTGGCGTTGTACAACTCGTTTCATCAGTACAAGCTCGCGGATCTGGCGTCGGGCACGCCGTTCATCTGGTTCGACAACTACATCGCGACGCTGAGCGAGCCGTCGTTCTGGGGCGCGCTGGGACGCACGGCGCTGTTCCTGTGCGTGACCTTGCCGATCGAAGTCGCGCTCGGGCTGTTCGCCGCGCTGATGCTCCATCGCACGACACTGCCGTGGATGCGCACCATTGCGCGTGTCAGCCTGGTGATTCCGATGGCGACGACGTATGCCGTCGTCGGCCTGATCGGGCGGCTCATCTTCAACCGGCAGTTCGGTGTAGCGAACTACATCGGCGGTCTGGTCGGCGTGCCGCCGCAGGACTGGCTCGCCGATCCGACGCTCGCGTTCGTCTCGGTGATGATCATGGACATCTGGCAATGGACGCCGTTCTGCGCGCTGATTCTGCTGGCAGGCCTGACGATGGTGCCGAAAGAAGCCGAAGAAGCCGCGCGCCTCGAAACGCCCAGGTGGAGCAAGATTCTGTGGCATCTGCAGCGGCCCTATCTGCTGCCCGGCCTCACGGCAATCCTGATCCTGCGTTCCGCCGACATGCTGAAGATGTTCGACGCCGTCTTCACCATGACGCGCGGCGGGCCGGGCACCGCGACGGAGTTCATCAGCGTGTATATCCAGCGCGTCGGTTTCCGCCTGTTCGATCAGGGCATGGCGTCCGCGCAGGCGATCCTGCTGCTGATCCTGACCATCGTGCTGTCGCGGCTCTATATCCGCTTCGTCTATCGGGAGGCCGCGTGA
- a CDS encoding carbohydrate ABC transporter permease, with product MNAPSTQRASGDAALPGNPRLTARARRARSARRNATAWHFLGLLVVFLSSVFPFYWMVTTSLKSQAEALAYPPVWLFKPTFVHYVEALFTHEVGGSLINSLIIASSTTVLSILLGTPAAYALARYEFRGKEDLWFWFISNRMVSPVVLAVPFFLIATKLDIVDTHLVLILLYITFSLPIVIWICTDQFRNIPVELDEAARLDGASPWRIFWRINLPLAMPGIVVSAIFAFIFSWNDLLYALVLTRTDAITSPVAATSYMSGYELPWGEIMATGTLIVLPMVVFALLVSGRLVQGLTMGAVK from the coding sequence GTGAACGCACCTTCGACGCAACGCGCGAGCGGCGACGCCGCGCTGCCCGGCAACCCCCGCCTGACGGCACGCGCACGCCGTGCGCGCAGCGCGCGGCGCAACGCGACCGCGTGGCACTTTCTGGGGCTGCTGGTCGTATTCCTCTCGTCCGTGTTTCCGTTCTACTGGATGGTGACGACGAGCCTGAAGAGCCAGGCGGAAGCGCTCGCCTATCCGCCCGTGTGGCTCTTCAAGCCGACCTTCGTGCATTATGTAGAAGCGCTGTTCACGCATGAAGTGGGCGGCAGCCTGATCAACTCGCTGATCATCGCCAGCAGCACGACGGTGCTGTCGATCCTGCTCGGCACCCCCGCCGCGTATGCGCTCGCGCGCTATGAATTCCGCGGCAAGGAAGACCTGTGGTTCTGGTTCATCTCGAACCGCATGGTGAGTCCCGTCGTGCTCGCCGTACCCTTCTTCCTGATCGCGACGAAGCTCGATATCGTCGATACGCACCTCGTGCTGATCCTGCTGTACATCACCTTCTCGCTGCCGATCGTGATCTGGATCTGCACCGACCAGTTTCGCAACATCCCCGTCGAGCTCGACGAAGCCGCGCGGCTGGACGGCGCTTCGCCGTGGCGCATCTTCTGGCGCATCAATCTGCCGCTGGCGATGCCGGGCATCGTCGTGTCGGCGATCTTCGCTTTCATCTTCTCCTGGAACGACCTGCTCTACGCACTGGTGCTGACGCGCACCGACGCGATCACGTCGCCCGTTGCCGCCACCAGCTACATGAGCGGCTACGAGCTGCCGTGGGGCGAAATCATGGCGACGGGCACGCTGATCGTCCTGCCGATGGTCGTGTTCGCGCTGCTCGTTTCGGGCCGGCTCGTGCAAGGGCTGACGATGGGCGCAGTGAAGTGA
- a CDS encoding sugar-binding transcriptional regulator, giving the protein MTKTAPLVTMPEADVAIDAEEELQARVAWHYYIGNMTQQEIAHLIGSNRVRVNRLLAAGRESGLVQITINSRIAPCIALEQQLVERFELDDAVVVPTGISPEANMAALGIGAAGCLVKRITEGATVGIGWGRTIRAVLRAMPQRAYGAVNAVSLQGGLSHCPSINTFDIVSDFANLCHADAYLFAAPIYVGSQKTRDLILQEETVRSTYELARNADLALLTCGDLTESLVVTYGISKPDDLRTLRKAGAIGDMLGHFMDANGDPIDHPLNRRTVAISLEDLRKIEDVVLVSGGTKKFHVTRAALRGRYASVLVTDEDTARRLCDEP; this is encoded by the coding sequence ATGACCAAGACCGCCCCACTCGTCACGATGCCGGAAGCCGATGTTGCCATCGACGCCGAAGAGGAATTGCAGGCGCGCGTCGCGTGGCACTACTACATCGGCAATATGACGCAGCAGGAAATCGCGCATCTCATCGGCAGCAACCGCGTGCGCGTGAACCGGCTGCTCGCGGCGGGCCGCGAATCGGGCCTCGTGCAGATCACGATCAACAGCCGGATCGCGCCGTGCATCGCGCTGGAGCAACAGCTCGTCGAGCGCTTCGAACTCGACGACGCGGTGGTCGTGCCGACGGGTATCAGCCCCGAGGCGAACATGGCCGCGCTCGGCATCGGCGCGGCGGGTTGCCTCGTCAAGCGCATCACGGAAGGCGCGACGGTCGGCATCGGCTGGGGCCGCACGATACGCGCGGTGCTGCGCGCCATGCCGCAGCGCGCGTATGGCGCCGTCAACGCCGTGTCGCTGCAAGGCGGCCTGTCGCATTGCCCGAGCATCAACACGTTCGACATCGTCTCGGACTTCGCGAATCTCTGCCATGCCGACGCTTATCTGTTCGCGGCGCCTATTTATGTCGGCAGTCAGAAAACGCGTGATCTGATCCTTCAGGAAGAAACCGTGCGTAGCACATACGAACTCGCGCGCAATGCCGATCTCGCGCTGCTGACCTGTGGCGACCTGACGGAATCGCTCGTCGTCACGTACGGAATCTCGAAGCCCGACGATCTGCGGACATTGCGCAAGGCGGGCGCGATCGGCGACATGCTCGGTCATTTCATGGATGCGAACGGCGACCCCATCGATCATCCGCTCAACCGCCGCACGGTCGCGATCTCGCTCGAAGATTTGCGCAAGATCGAGGACGTGGTGCTGGTATCGGGTGGCACGAAGAAGTTCCATGTGACGCGCGCCGCGTTGCGAGGCCGCTATGCGTCGGTGCTCGTGACGGACGAAGACACGGCGCGCCGTCTGTGCGACGAACCTTAA
- a CDS encoding SDR family oxidoreductase: protein MSTHDDPRQFEGKTVLITGAGKGIGRATAQLLAQRGARVIALSRSAADLRTLEDEIGCTTLCADLGDASAARSVADAAQPVDLLVNCAGIVELQPFLDTSVDAFDTIMAVNVRAAMIVAQQCARSMIGRGVAGSIVNVSSLSATVGLPLHAAYCASKAALDGLTRVMAVELGPHGIRVNTVNPVVTMTPMAEKAWSDPEKSAPMLARIPLKRFVQPLEVARTIAYLLSDESAMVSGVSLAVDGGFQAG from the coding sequence ATGTCCACGCATGACGACCCTCGGCAGTTCGAAGGCAAGACGGTGCTCATCACGGGCGCGGGCAAAGGCATCGGCCGCGCGACGGCGCAATTGCTGGCGCAACGGGGCGCACGCGTGATTGCGCTGAGCCGCTCGGCCGCCGATCTGCGAACGCTCGAAGACGAGATCGGCTGCACGACGCTATGCGCCGATCTCGGCGATGCAAGCGCGGCACGCAGTGTGGCAGATGCGGCGCAGCCCGTCGATCTGCTCGTCAACTGCGCGGGCATCGTCGAACTGCAACCGTTTCTCGACACGAGCGTCGACGCCTTCGACACCATCATGGCCGTCAACGTCCGCGCCGCGATGATCGTCGCGCAGCAATGCGCGCGCAGCATGATCGGGCGCGGCGTGGCCGGTTCGATCGTCAATGTGTCGAGCCTGTCGGCGACCGTCGGCTTGCCGCTGCATGCGGCCTATTGCGCATCGAAAGCCGCGCTCGACGGTCTCACGCGCGTGATGGCCGTCGAACTGGGTCCGCACGGCATCCGCGTGAACACAGTGAACCCGGTCGTCACGATGACGCCGATGGCCGAGAAGGCATGGAGCGATCCAGAGAAGTCCGCGCCGATGCTCGCGCGCATTCCGCTGAAGCGCTTCGTGCAGCCGCTCGAAGTGGCGCGCACGATCGCTTATCTGCTCAGTGACGAGTCGGCGATGGTGAGCGGCGTGAGCCTCGCTGTGGACGGCGGCTTCCAGGCTGGCTGA
- a CDS encoding NAD(P)-dependent alcohol dehydrogenase, with protein MDALVLEGAQRISLRPFSLPQTVGPRDVRIRIHTVGICGSDIHYYQHGRIGPFVVNEPMVLGHEAAGTVVQVGDEVQHLKPGDRVCMEPGVPDMDSRASREGLYNLDPKVRFWATPPVHGCLAPFVVHPAAFTYKLPDNVSFAEGAIVEPLSIGLQAAKKAAIKPGDVAVVLGAGTIGMMCVLAALAGGCSRVIVCDMVPEKLALIGGTPGVTAVNIREASVREVVRRATDDWGANIVFEASGSEKAFDGIVDLLCPGGCLVLVGMPQHPVPLDIVALQIKEARVESVFRYANIFPRAIQLIASGRIDVKPFISRSFAFADGIKAFEEAASGNPTDVKVQIVME; from the coding sequence ATGGACGCATTGGTACTCGAAGGCGCACAACGCATCAGCCTGCGGCCGTTCAGTCTGCCGCAGACAGTTGGGCCGCGCGACGTGCGCATCCGCATCCATACGGTGGGCATCTGCGGCAGCGACATCCACTACTACCAGCACGGACGCATCGGCCCCTTCGTCGTCAACGAGCCGATGGTGCTCGGGCATGAGGCGGCAGGCACCGTCGTGCAGGTCGGCGACGAAGTGCAGCATCTGAAACCCGGCGACCGCGTCTGCATGGAACCCGGCGTGCCCGACATGGATTCACGCGCATCGCGCGAAGGGCTCTACAACCTCGACCCGAAAGTGCGCTTCTGGGCGACGCCGCCCGTGCACGGCTGCCTCGCACCGTTCGTCGTCCATCCCGCCGCGTTCACCTACAAGCTACCCGACAACGTGAGCTTCGCCGAAGGAGCCATTGTCGAGCCGCTGTCGATCGGACTTCAGGCCGCGAAGAAAGCGGCCATCAAGCCAGGCGACGTCGCCGTCGTGCTGGGCGCCGGCACGATCGGCATGATGTGCGTGCTCGCGGCGCTGGCGGGCGGATGCAGCCGCGTGATCGTCTGTGACATGGTGCCGGAGAAGCTCGCGCTGATCGGCGGCACGCCGGGTGTGACAGCCGTCAATATCCGCGAAGCATCCGTCAGGGAAGTCGTGCGGCGCGCGACGGACGACTGGGGCGCGAATATCGTGTTCGAAGCGAGCGGCAGCGAGAAAGCGTTCGATGGCATCGTCGATCTGCTGTGCCCCGGCGGCTGCCTCGTGCTGGTCGGCATGCCGCAGCATCCCGTCCCGCTCGATATCGTCGCGTTGCAGATCAAGGAAGCGCGCGTCGAGTCCGTGTTCCGATACGCGAATATCTTTCCGCGCGCGATTCAACTGATCGCGTCGGGACGCATCGACGTCAAGCCGTTCATTTCGCGCTCGTTTGCTTTCGCGGACGGCATCAAGGCATTCGAAGAAGCGGCGAGCGGCAATCCGACTGACGTGAAGGTGCAGATCGTGATGGAGTGA